From Xyrauchen texanus isolate HMW12.3.18 chromosome 36, RBS_HiC_50CHRs, whole genome shotgun sequence, one genomic window encodes:
- the LOC127630153 gene encoding L-amino-acid oxidase-like, whose protein sequence is MALILVLTYRVSGNSDDPLLKCLQDPNYDELLWITEHGLPPTKTPQHVIIVGAGAAGLTAAKFLEDAGHKVTIIEASQRIGGRILTYRDEKESWYAELGAMRIPHFHKIILTLAEKLRLKLGTFVQEDNNTYYLINGMRHKTYTVRQNPDVLNYTLNEWEKGKSASQLFNIALGKLKDDLQKMGCKKMLEKYDSYSVKEYLVNVGNLSRGALRMIGDVLNENSFYYVGLTEMLYIQYDISDNEMYHEFKGGFDSFSEAFYAVLNATILLKSKVQAISRTENNVTVSYQDCRNPSTLTNITADYVLVTATAKATLLTDFNPPLSSLKMEALRSLHYSSSTKVVLSFSKRFWENDDGIKGGKSITDLPSRFIHYPSHSFPGISGGAVLASYTSSDDAALLQTIPDDELKALVLNDLVKIHGEHIRHLCTGGVVKKWGMDPYSHGAFAISTPYQMIDYDQILAQNEGRIHFAGEHTARPHAWIETAIKSALRAAKDINNNVK, encoded by the exons ATGGCCCTGATCTTGGTTCTCACGTACCGTGTCAGTGGAAATTCAGACGAtcctcttttaaaatgtttacaagaCCCTAATTATGATGAGCTTCTGTGGATAACGGAACATGGTCTCCCTCCAACGAAAACTCCTCAGCATGTGATAATTGTTGGCGCAGGTGCTGCTGGACTTACTGCTGCTAAGTTTCTGGAAGATGCAGGACACAAG GTGACAATTATTGAGGCCAGTCAACGTATAGGTGGAAGAATTCTAACATATAGAGATGAGAAAGAGAGCTGGTATGCGGAACTCGGTGCCATGAGGATCCCACATTTTCACAA GATTATCTTGACATTAGCAGAAAAGTTGAGGCTGAAGCTTGGGACATTTGTGCAGGAAGACAATAACACTTACTATTTAATAAATGGCATGCGTCACAAAACCTACACCGTCAGGCAGAACCCAGATGTTCTCAACTACACTTTGAATGAATGGGAGAAGGGGAAAAGTGCCAGTCAACTATTTAACATAGCACTGGGCAAG TTAAAAGATGATCTGCAGAAAATGGGCTGTAAGAAAATGCTGGAGAAATATGATTCATACTCTGTTAAG GAGTATTTAGTGAATGTGGGAAATTTAAGTAGAGGAGCTTTACGAATGATTGGAGATGTCCTAAATGAGAACAGCTTCTACTACGTAGGCCTCACTGAAATGCTTTACATTCAGTATGATATATCCGACAACGAAAT GTATCATGAATTTAAAGGTGGCTTTGATTCATTCTCGGAAGCATTCTACGCTGTGCTAAATGCTACAATTCTTCTGAAGTCAAAAGTCCAGGCCATCAGTCGAACGGAGAACAATGTAACAGTTTCGTACCAAGACTGTCGTAACCCCTCCACTCTCACCAACATAACTGCTGATTATGTCTTAGTGACAGCCACGGCCAAAGCAACACTCTTAACGGATTTTAATCCACCTTTATCGTCTTTAAAGATGGAAGCGCTGCGATCACTGCACTATTCTAGCTCAACCAAAGTGGTGCTAAGTTTCAGCAAAAGGTTCTGGGAGAATGATGATGGCATTAAGGGTGGTAAAAGCATCACAGATCTGCCGTCACGGTTCATTCACTACCCCAGCCATAGCTTCCCCGGGATATCAGGGGGGGCCGTGTTAGCATCTTACACCTCCTCAGATGATGCTGCACTCCTCCAGACCATACCGGATGATGAATTGAAGGCTCTGGTATTGAATGACTTGGTGAAGATCCATGGAGAACACATCCGCCATCTCTGCACGGGGGGTGTTGTGAAAAAGTGGGGAATGGATCCTTATAGCCATGGTGCCTTTGCCATCTCCACTCCATATCAGATGATAGACTATGACCAAATTCTAGCTCAGAATGAGGGGAGGATTCACTTCGCCGGAGAGCATACAGCCAGACCCCATGCTTGGATTGAGACTGCCATAAAATCTGCTCTAAGAGCAGCAAAGGATATAAATAACAATGTAAAGTAG